Genomic segment of Pasteurella multocida subsp. multocida OH4807:
CTAAAACAGACATATCTACGGTAATATCGCGTGTACCGCGTGTATCTACGACAATCACATCATAGTTATTAATGCTTTTAATGAGGTGACTAAAGCGGATAGCACCATCCGGTGCATTACGCAACATTTGGCTAACATTATTAGAGGGATCATTTGATTGAATCAAATCTAGATTCTTAATGAAAGTTTGAGAAATGATATGGGAAGGGTCTATATCTCGTTGTGATAAAAATTCATGAATTCCGCCGGGAGCAATATGTTCCAAGCTATAATAAGAACTTAGCGTAGGCTGTGTATCAGTATCAATCAGCAGAGTTCTTAAGCCATGATCAGCACAAAATGCACCAATATTGGCCGCATTTGTACTTTTTGCAGAACCGCCTTTAGTACAGGCAATAGTAACAATATAAGGTTTTTTTGAAGTGTGGTTAACATTCATAATTTACTCACTTAACAAGAAAATTTACGTTAAGGAGTATCGACTCTAGGTAATTGATCTAAGAATATTAACTGTTTTGGTGGGTCGTAAAGGATTTGAACCTTCGACCAACGGATTAAAAGTCCGCTGCTCTACCGCCCCATGTGTACATTAGGTAAC
This window contains:
- a CDS encoding Soj (COG1192 ATPases involved in chromosome partitioning); translation: MNVNHTSKKPYIVTIACTKGGSAKSTNAANIGAFCADHGLRTLLIDTDTQPTLSSYYSLEHIAPGGIHEFLSQRDIDPSHIISQTFIKNLDLIQSNDPSNNVSQMLRNAPDGAIRFSHLIKSINNYDVIVVDTRGTRDITVDMSVLAADVLFCPILPQILSAKEFIRGTIGMYQDLQTFESFGFKLPPLKAIANCVDNTNDVKFVMQQLHTLFESTFDGSKTFLDFSIPDHVAYREAATYSLPVYRHSSAEYPVIKQLCCLLLPQFTAHFEQPMQRG